A stretch of Linepithema humile isolate Giens D197 chromosome 3, Lhum_UNIL_v1.0, whole genome shotgun sequence DNA encodes these proteins:
- the LOC136999117 gene encoding uncharacterized protein isoform X1, whose amino-acid sequence MKMEETYDLDTFEEVEEWNESEIRSLITLIKANEFLVNKTNKDFFNKEKKNNAWKIIGNLLHKTEVEVQRKWKSLRTVFSRKLAQLKEKVPSGSGAAKEKSTNIEWEYWGDMQFLIPHMRHKSNRTSNFYKKPFLASSTTSGPLASTTSGLLASPLNNKNSVLKSSSEPFKNTMKCTAPESSLQNTNVIDFEFSNFAPVLTETLNSETLLSSDDSFSHVESLSASSIEQKISLSETEDKKYLSNMKCKRKAPTPDKFHIKKKKELDFCSARMSEASHYLKETLDTVKQSLKEPNGSDDLQYLSCLLPTFKKLNDDLKTECLMTLLNVVKEYGSKNKQQ is encoded by the exons atgaaaatggaAGAAACATACGATTTGGATACGTTTGAAGAAGTAGAAGAATGGAATGAATCCGAAATACGATCGCTCATTACACTAATAAAAGCGAATGAATTTTTAGTTAATAAGAccaataaagatttttttaataaagaaaaaaaaaataatgcttggaaaataataggaaatttactacataaaaCAG AAGTAGAAGTGCAAAGGAAATGGAAATCATTGAGAACTGTATTCAGCCGCAAATTAGCGCAATTGAAGGAAAAAGTGCCAAGTGGGAGTGGAGCTGCTAAAGAAAAGTCAACAAATATTGAATGGGAGTACTGGGGTGACATGCAGTTTCTTATACCACATATGCGTCATaa gTCAAACAGaacatcaaatttttataaaaagccaTTTTTAGCTTCTTCTACAACTAGTGGACCTTTGGCTTCTACAACTAGTGGACTTTTGGCTTCTcctttaaacaataaaaactcTGTTCTTAAATCATCCTCGGAACCATTTAAAAACACAATGAAATGTACTGCACCTGAATCGTCTTTGCAGAATACAAATGTGATagattttgaattttcaa ATTTTGCACCAGTTCTCACTGAGACACTAAACAGTGAAACATTGCTTTCTTCAGATGACTCTTTTTCACATGTTGAATCATTGTCAGCAAGCAGCATTGAACAAAAGATATCTCTGTCTGAAACTGaagataagaaatatttatctaatatgAAATGTAAACGTAAAGCTCCCACACCAGATAAAttccatattaaaaaaaagaaggaactTGATTTTTGCTCTGCTCGTATGTCAGAAGCTTCTCACTATTTGAAGGAAACACTTGACACAGTAAAACAATCCTTAAAGGAACCAAATGGAAGTGACGatcttcaatatttatcttGTCTTCTGcctacatttaaaaaattaaatgatgatCTAAAGACTGAATGTTTAATGACGTTGTTGAATGTTGTAAAAGAATATGGAAGTAAGAACAAacaacaatga
- the LOC136999116 gene encoding uncharacterized protein isoform X2, whose translation MLRNKRKRLKRLQNALLNLSMAWNLFMITSSSLLEELTKVNRRWWVRPVHFDQEKCGHYQNLFNYLLNEDNELFYQDYRMSVEQYKTILAMVQPHLQKFSKRTPHPPGLRLALTLSFLAHGDNVNTTARGFRIGKSTAYKIIFETCNVIWNVLQPIYLPKPTADSWRRIAEDFYEIWNFPNCIGAVDGKHIQIQCPPKTGSLYYNYKQFFSIVLMAAADAEYKFTWVDIGDYGSMSDGGIWAESAFGSALEEGSVDLPLPRLLPNSNIMFPHFFVGDEAFPLKMYMMRPYPKKDLCDRRRYWRTLLPQ comes from the exons ATGttacgaaataaaagaaaacgttTAAAGCGTCTACAAAACGCacttttaaatctttcaatgGCCtggaatttatttatgataacgAGTTCTAGTCTATTAGAAGAATTAACAAAAGTAAATAGAAGATGGTGGGTAAGACCAGTTCATTTTGATCAAGAAAAATGCGGCCACTAtcaaaacttatttaattatcttctaAATGAAGATAATGAATTATTCTATCAAGATTATAGAATGTCTGTTGAACAGTATAAAACTATACTCGCTATGGTACAGCcacatttacaaaaattttctaaaaggACTCCACATCCACCGGGTTTGCGTTTAGCTTTGACATTATC gtTTCTTGCTCATGGAGACAATGTGAATACAACAGCAAGAGGATTTAGAATTGGAAAATCTACtgcgtataaaattatttttgaaacttgtAATGTTATCTGGAATGTACTTCAACCAATCTATCTTCCCAAACCAACAGCAGATTCATGGAGGCGCATTGCTgaagatttttatgaaatttggaATTTTCCAAATTGTATTGGCGCAGTAGACGGAAAACATATTCAAATCCAATGCCCTCCTAAAACAGGaagtttatattacaattataaacaattttttagcaTAGTGCTAATGGCTGCTGCTGAtgctgaatataaatttacttggGTTGATATAGGAGATTATG GTTCTATGAGTGACGGAGGCATATGGGCTGAGTCCGCATTTGGTTCTGCTCTGGAAGAAGGCTCTGTTGATCTACCACTGCCACGTTTGCTTCccaattcaaatataatgtttccacatttttttgtggGGGACGAAGCTTTTCCATTAAAGATGTACATGATGCGGCCATACCCAAAGAAAGATTTATGTGATC GAAGGAGGTATTGGCGGACGTTATTGCcccaataa
- the LOC105668203 gene encoding uncharacterized protein isoform X1, whose product MWAHVFLTKTKTHLQVQIKDILKFDPDRFDDSEEAKRKVFYIIHNRQKTPCQVTKIAESKEELLQGKRVRIPKLNYSDAETSNNNSSDEEKELSNQKKSREAKEKSLSQINQNILMAHLKSMEKYRKNNEESKMQHSIERNIHRENSQKKLYSKDLVECREELERCQEKLHLCQLQLEETAEKEKQWSVKYAKLKESKAFPLTEATGQQIVDLLLQLKLAKGRTLPHQHHVANSDISIMDNNNEDDNFIIPKEVYNEIMREKNNGKVLNTLSYAAWGIEILANRVVRSAVNTPYKELTPQKKAAVVNMYERWLRETRKLPEHIINEEVERRKINERFNKAITGARKKLRQITDKKTMTEEASALKEKFEKNLRNNSSDISDKE is encoded by the exons atgtggGCACACGTTTTTCTCACCAAAACAAAAACGCACTTACAAGTACAAATCaaagacattttaaaatttgaccCCGACCGTTTTGACGATAGTGAagaagcaaaaagaaaagtgtTCTACATCATTCACAATAGGCAAAAGACACCGTGTCAGGTGACAAAAATTGCAG aATCAAAAGAGGAATTATTACAAGGGAAACGAGTGCGTATACCGAAGTTGAATTATTCCGATGCAGAGAccagtaataataattccagTGACGAAGAAAAAGAACTGTCAAATCAGAAAAAAAGCCGAGAA GCAAAAGAAAAGAGTTTGtcacaaataaatcaaaatattttaatggctcatttaaaaagtatggaaaaatacagaaaaaataatgag GAAAGTAAAATGCAGCACAGTATTGAACGAAATATCCATCGTGAGAATAGccaaaaaaaactatattctAAAGATCTGGTAGAATGCAGAGAAGAACTGGAACGCTGCCAAGAAAAGCTGCATTTATGTCAACTGCAACTTGAGGAAACGGCAGAAAAAGAGAAGCAATGGTCAGTAAAATACGCGAAACTAAAAGAAAGTAAGGCTTTTCCCTTGACGGAAGCCACAGGGCAGCAAATCGTGGATCTCCTCCTACAATTAAAGTTGGCAAAAG gaCGAACATTGCCACATCAACACCATGTGGCAAATAGTGATATATCTATCATGGACAACAATAATGAAGATGACAACTTCATAATTCCGAAAGAAGtgtataatgaaattatgcgggaaaaaaataatggaaaagttttaaataccTTGTCATACGCAGCCTGGGGCATAGAAATCCTGGCAAATAGAGTCGTACGTTCAGCAGTAAACACACCGTACAAAGAACTGACTCCGCAGAAGAAAGCGGCTGTAGTAAATATGTACGAGCGATGGTTAAGAGAAACGCGTAAACTTCCCGAACACATAATCAATGAAGAAGTGGAAAGGAGGAAAATAAacgaaagatttaataaagcTATAACAGGAGCCCGCAAAAAACTACGTCAGATAACCGATAAAAAAACGATGACCGAAGAAGCATCagcattaaaagaaaaatttgaaaagaatttgCGTAATAATTCATCGGACATCAGTGATAAggaataa
- the LOC136999117 gene encoding transcription factor Adf-1-like isoform X2: MKMEETYDLDTFEEVEEWNESEIRSLITLIKANEFLVNKTNKDFFNKEKKNNAWKIIGNLLHKTEVEVQRKWKSLRTVFSRKLAQLKEKVPSGSGAAKEKSTNIEWEYWGDMQFLIPHMRHKSNRTSNFYKKPFLASSTTSGPLASTTSGLLASPLNNKNSVLKSSSEPFKNTMKCTAPESSLQNTNVIDFEFSNYI; encoded by the exons atgaaaatggaAGAAACATACGATTTGGATACGTTTGAAGAAGTAGAAGAATGGAATGAATCCGAAATACGATCGCTCATTACACTAATAAAAGCGAATGAATTTTTAGTTAATAAGAccaataaagatttttttaataaagaaaaaaaaaataatgcttggaaaataataggaaatttactacataaaaCAG AAGTAGAAGTGCAAAGGAAATGGAAATCATTGAGAACTGTATTCAGCCGCAAATTAGCGCAATTGAAGGAAAAAGTGCCAAGTGGGAGTGGAGCTGCTAAAGAAAAGTCAACAAATATTGAATGGGAGTACTGGGGTGACATGCAGTTTCTTATACCACATATGCGTCATaa gTCAAACAGaacatcaaatttttataaaaagccaTTTTTAGCTTCTTCTACAACTAGTGGACCTTTGGCTTCTACAACTAGTGGACTTTTGGCTTCTcctttaaacaataaaaactcTGTTCTTAAATCATCCTCGGAACCATTTAAAAACACAATGAAATGTACTGCACCTGAATCGTCTTTGCAGAATACAAATGTGATagattttgaattttcaa attatatttga
- the LOC105668203 gene encoding uncharacterized protein isoform X2 — protein sequence MWAHVFLTKTKTHLQVQIKDILKFDPDRFDDSEEAKRKVFYIIHNRQKTPCQVTKIAESKEELLQGKRVRIPKLNYSDAETSNNNSSDEEKELSNQKKSREESKMQHSIERNIHRENSQKKLYSKDLVECREELERCQEKLHLCQLQLEETAEKEKQWSVKYAKLKESKAFPLTEATGQQIVDLLLQLKLAKGRTLPHQHHVANSDISIMDNNNEDDNFIIPKEVYNEIMREKNNGKVLNTLSYAAWGIEILANRVVRSAVNTPYKELTPQKKAAVVNMYERWLRETRKLPEHIINEEVERRKINERFNKAITGARKKLRQITDKKTMTEEASALKEKFEKNLRNNSSDISDKE from the exons atgtggGCACACGTTTTTCTCACCAAAACAAAAACGCACTTACAAGTACAAATCaaagacattttaaaatttgaccCCGACCGTTTTGACGATAGTGAagaagcaaaaagaaaagtgtTCTACATCATTCACAATAGGCAAAAGACACCGTGTCAGGTGACAAAAATTGCAG aATCAAAAGAGGAATTATTACAAGGGAAACGAGTGCGTATACCGAAGTTGAATTATTCCGATGCAGAGAccagtaataataattccagTGACGAAGAAAAAGAACTGTCAAATCAGAAAAAAAGCCGAGAA GAAAGTAAAATGCAGCACAGTATTGAACGAAATATCCATCGTGAGAATAGccaaaaaaaactatattctAAAGATCTGGTAGAATGCAGAGAAGAACTGGAACGCTGCCAAGAAAAGCTGCATTTATGTCAACTGCAACTTGAGGAAACGGCAGAAAAAGAGAAGCAATGGTCAGTAAAATACGCGAAACTAAAAGAAAGTAAGGCTTTTCCCTTGACGGAAGCCACAGGGCAGCAAATCGTGGATCTCCTCCTACAATTAAAGTTGGCAAAAG gaCGAACATTGCCACATCAACACCATGTGGCAAATAGTGATATATCTATCATGGACAACAATAATGAAGATGACAACTTCATAATTCCGAAAGAAGtgtataatgaaattatgcgggaaaaaaataatggaaaagttttaaataccTTGTCATACGCAGCCTGGGGCATAGAAATCCTGGCAAATAGAGTCGTACGTTCAGCAGTAAACACACCGTACAAAGAACTGACTCCGCAGAAGAAAGCGGCTGTAGTAAATATGTACGAGCGATGGTTAAGAGAAACGCGTAAACTTCCCGAACACATAATCAATGAAGAAGTGGAAAGGAGGAAAATAAacgaaagatttaataaagcTATAACAGGAGCCCGCAAAAAACTACGTCAGATAACCGATAAAAAAACGATGACCGAAGAAGCATCagcattaaaagaaaaatttgaaaagaatttgCGTAATAATTCATCGGACATCAGTGATAAggaataa
- the LOC136999119 gene encoding uncharacterized protein isoform X2, whose product MTSMHYQYLVGLTTVSAIISETCAVIWKKLCPLVLPSTINTEEWQRIAKTFSNTWNFPHCIGAIDGKHVVIQCPNNCGSMYYNYKNSHSVVLLAICDADYVFRFVDIGAYGRRSDGGIFKDSIMGIKLENKQLHVPEAAPISDERETPLPYCIVGDEAFPLTTYLLRPYPGKQKITPQKRIFNYCLSRARRVIENSFGILVSKWRIFRKPIIASVLNTTRIIQATIVFHNWLREDDLNNCPNLSYVEPHLVDRESEIGSVVGGTWRDITGTTAFSDITRADTNTSTRTAIEVREEFCAYFNNEGAVSWQNDYL is encoded by the exons ATGACATCAATGCATTACCAATATCTAGTGGGATTAACAACTGTAAGTGCAATTATATCGGAAACCTGTGCTGTCATATGGAAAAAACTTTGTCCTCTAGTTCTCCCATCGACTATAAACACCGAAGAATGGCAACGTATTGCTAAAACCTTCAGCAATACTTGGAATTTTCCTCATTGTATCGGGGCTATAGACGGAAAGCATGTGGTTATTCAA TGTCCCAATAATTGTGGATCTATGTACTATAACTACAAAAATAGTCATAGTGTAGTATTATTAGCTATTTGCGATGCCGACTATGTATTCCGGTTTGTGGACATCGGTGCTTATGGACGAAGAAGTGACGGAGGCATCTTTAAAGATTCCATAATGggtataaaattagaaaataaacaacTACATGTTCCAGAAGCAGCGCCTATTTCAGATGAAAGAGAGACTCCCTTGCCATATTGTATTGTTGGTGATGAGGCGTTTCCACTAACGACATACTTACTTCGTCCATATCCTGGGAAACAGAAAATTACGCCACAGAAAcgcattttcaattattgtttAAGTCGTGCTAGACGAGTAATTGAAAATAGCTTTGGTATCTTAGTTAGTAAATGGCGCATTTTTCGTAAGCCGATAATAGCCAGTGTATTGAATACAACACGTATAATACAAGCAACTATAGTTTTTCATAATTGGCTGCGTGAAGATGATTTGAACAATTGTCCAAATCTTTCGTACGTTGAACCACACCTAGTTGATCGAGAATCTGAAATTGGATCTGTCGTAGGTGGTACTTGGAGAGATATAACAGGTACGACGGCATTTTCTGACATTACTCGTGCGGATACTAACACAAGCACTCGAACAGCAATTGAAGTACGAGAAGAATTTTGTGCCTACTTTAATAACGAAGGTGCTGTTAGTTGGCAGAATGATTATTTGTGA
- the LOC105679513 gene encoding uncharacterized protein — MEAQFATNGITQDLTKFYHALQALDASVLAEVSELITNPPENNKYEVLKTRILNEFQDSEEKRLKALLNTTELGNQQPSKLLKHMKDLAESKVSDELLKSLWMQRLPTNTQTVLSTSEDTLDKLATMADRIHDIVTPNIYSTELVPTAGNASPWEGQLCEIIKRLERIKSKGRSATPCLCQRSSSRSSTRSTSAEPKYCWYHKRFGQEAKKCTSPCSWKSKPDKKEEN, encoded by the coding sequence ATGGAAGCTCAATTCGCAACGAACGGTATCACGCAGGATCTAACCAAATTTTACCACGCATTACAAGCTTTAGATGCATCAGTCCTCGCTGAGGTAAGCGAATTAATTACTAATCCtcctgaaaataataaatacgaaGTGttaaaaacacgcattttaaATGAGTTTCAAGACAGCGAAGAGAAACGCCTAAAGGCCTTGTTAAACACAACGGAACTTGGTAACCAACAACCGTCTAAACTGTTAAAACACATGAAAGATCTTGCAGAGAGCAAAGTATCCGATGAATTACTCAAATCTTTATGGATGCAACGTTTACCAACCAATACGCAGACAGTACTTTCAACCAGTGAAGATACATTGGACAAATTAGCAACAATGGCAGACCGAATTCACGACATTGTCACTCCCAACATCTACAGCACAGAGTTAGTTCCCACAGCTGGCAACGCGTCTCCTTGGGAAGGTCAACTTTGCGAGATCATCAAAAGACTCGAGCGTATCAAATCAAAAGGTCGCAGTGCAACTCCTTGCCTTTGCCAAAGATCTAGCAGCAGATCAAGTACAAGATCAACCTCCGCGGAACCAAAATATTGTTGGTATCACAAACGTTTCGGACAAGAAGCTAAAAAGTGCACTTCACCCTGCAGCTGGAAGAGTAAACCAGACAAAAAGGAGGAAAACTAG
- the LOC136999119 gene encoding uncharacterized protein isoform X1, with amino-acid sequence MHSIRPSRPMNMLCKSIWHLYARCSLVETVLRCLFMHRQIARILATKLDDRCFFLAIMKIECAIKSSDDSRLLDFCNNFGIIMSLLFTAKYSEWYSRAVQYIQEYHEWQRKCLEIMKKQEEVRKKRLFSAAFVAVMSVDRKIYKKRRFWRTPICAEREFHGFYAAIFPSLRLENIGFHNYFRMSATKLEELLHLVQPDLSKEYCIRQPIVAEERLMLTLRYLASGDSMTSMHYQYLVGLTTVSAIISETCAVIWKKLCPLVLPSTINTEEWQRIAKTFSNTWNFPHCIGAIDGKHVVIQCPNNCGSMYYNYKNSHSVVLLAICDADYVFRFVDIGAYGRRSDGGIFKDSIMGIKLENKQLHVPEAAPISDERETPLPYCIVGDEAFPLTTYLLRPYPGKQKITPQKRIFNYCLSRARRVIENSFGILVSKWRIFRKPIIASVLNTTRIIQATIVFHNWLREDDLNNCPNLSYVEPHLVDRESEIGSVVGGTWRDITGTTAFSDITRADTNTSTRTAIEVREEFCAYFNNEGAVSWQNDYL; translated from the exons atgcatagcataagaccgtctcgaccaatgaacatgctatgtaaatcaatatggcacctttatgctagatgttcattggtcgagacggtcttaaGGTGCCTTTTCATGCATCGCCAAATCGCTCGAATTTTAGCGACAAAACTTGACgatcgctgtttttttttggCGATCATGAAAATAGAATGCGCGATAAAAAGTAGCGATGACAGTAGACTTTTGGACTTTTGTAACAATTTTGGTATCATAATGTCATTACTATTTACTGCCAAGTATAGCGAGTGGTACAGTCGTGCTGTTCAATATATACAAGAATATCACGAGTGGCAAAGGAAATGtttagaaattatgaaaaagcaAGAAGAGGTTAGAAAGAAACGATTGTTTAGTGCAGCATTTGTTGCGGTTATGTCTgtagatagaaaaatatacaaaaaaagaagattttgGAGGACCCCTATTTGTGCAGAACGGGAATTTCATGGTTTTTATGCTGCAATTTTTCCATCACTTCGACTGGAAAATATAGGCTTCCATAACTATTTCCGGATGTCAGCGACAAAATTGGAAGAGTTGTTGCATTTAGTTCAACCTGATTTAAGCAAAGAATATTGTATAAGACAACCAATTGTTGCGGAAGAAAGATTGATGTTAACCTTAAG ATATCTGGCTTCGGGCGACTCTATGACATCAATGCATTACCAATATCTAGTGGGATTAACAACTGTAAGTGCAATTATATCGGAAACCTGTGCTGTCATATGGAAAAAACTTTGTCCTCTAGTTCTCCCATCGACTATAAACACCGAAGAATGGCAACGTATTGCTAAAACCTTCAGCAATACTTGGAATTTTCCTCATTGTATCGGGGCTATAGACGGAAAGCATGTGGTTATTCAA TGTCCCAATAATTGTGGATCTATGTACTATAACTACAAAAATAGTCATAGTGTAGTATTATTAGCTATTTGCGATGCCGACTATGTATTCCGGTTTGTGGACATCGGTGCTTATGGACGAAGAAGTGACGGAGGCATCTTTAAAGATTCCATAATGggtataaaattagaaaataaacaacTACATGTTCCAGAAGCAGCGCCTATTTCAGATGAAAGAGAGACTCCCTTGCCATATTGTATTGTTGGTGATGAGGCGTTTCCACTAACGACATACTTACTTCGTCCATATCCTGGGAAACAGAAAATTACGCCACAGAAAcgcattttcaattattgtttAAGTCGTGCTAGACGAGTAATTGAAAATAGCTTTGGTATCTTAGTTAGTAAATGGCGCATTTTTCGTAAGCCGATAATAGCCAGTGTATTGAATACAACACGTATAATACAAGCAACTATAGTTTTTCATAATTGGCTGCGTGAAGATGATTTGAACAATTGTCCAAATCTTTCGTACGTTGAACCACACCTAGTTGATCGAGAATCTGAAATTGGATCTGTCGTAGGTGGTACTTGGAGAGATATAACAGGTACGACGGCATTTTCTGACATTACTCGTGCGGATACTAACACAAGCACTCGAACAGCAATTGAAGTACGAGAAGAATTTTGTGCCTACTTTAATAACGAAGGTGCTGTTAGTTGGCAGAATGATTATTTGTGA
- the LOC136999118 gene encoding uncharacterized protein, producing MSDTDELIEQENEELVQVFTCGLCETICDDIPSHPCLNGFKSYFLNENSFYFYPQCDDGTILARSAVGGKQLVVNTEVSNSKLVSKSNCSSSDETFISAIEIREPLWNIKLPVAQRSKEIKSVLWEEVCKVMKGKYTVESAKKKWKNLCDTHRRYVKEEKNIRSGSATKKKNKWMYYEQMGFMRDIELVEKNTVSNININDSYEDEHDENEAPKGQASKRKKSKTKEEAIDRLADALSTPQPAIQFPAPPIFPPPIFPPPPPPMDAVDAFLTMIGHELRSLNDSMRSDVMLNIHTYIHEEKKKHTH from the exons atgagTGATACAGATGAACTAATTGAGCAGGAAAATGAg GAATTGGTACAAGTCTTCACATGTGGTTTATGTGAAACTATTTGTGATGATATTCCATCACATCCATGCCTGAATGGGTTCaaaagctattttttaaacgagaattctttttacttttatccaCAGTGTG ATGATGGTACGATCCTCGCAAGAAGTGCAGTTGGTGGAAAGCAACTGGTTGTTAACACTGAAGTTAGCAATTCCAAGTTAGTTTCCAAAAGTAATTGTTCCTCATCAGACGAAACGTTTATCTCAGCAATAGAGATTCGTGAGCCTTTATGGAATATTAAATTGCCAGTTGCACAGAGgagcaaagaaataaaatctgtATTATGGGAGGAAGTATGTAAAGTAATGAAAGGAAAGTATACTGTGGAATCAGCCaaaaaaaagtggaaaaatcTGTGTGATACCCACCGAAGATAtgttaaagaagaaaaaaatattcgtagTGGATCTgcgacaaagaaaaaaaataaatggatgTACTATGAGCAAATGGGATTCATGCGTGATATTGAATTAGTTGAGAAGAATACTgtgtcaaatattaatataaatgatagtTATGAAGATGAGCATGATGAAAATGAAGCCCCAAAAGGACAAGCATCGAAGCGGAAGAAAAGTAAAACTAAAGAAGAAGCAATCGACAGATTAGCTGATGCTCTAAGCACACCACAGCCAGCTATACAGTTCCCTGCACCACCTATTTTTCCACCACCTATTTTTCCACCACCTCCACCTCCTATGGATGCTGTTGATGCATTTTTGACTATGATTGGGCATGAATTGCGTTCACTCAATGATAGCATGAGAAGTGATGTCATGTTAAATATCCATACATATATTCatgaggaaaaaaagaaacatacaCATTGA
- the LOC136999116 gene encoding uncharacterized protein isoform X1, whose product MLRNKRKRLKRLQNALLNLSMAWNLFMITSSSLLEELTKVNRRWWVRPVHFDQEKCGHYQNLFNYLLNEDNELFYQDYRMSVEQYKTILAMVQPHLQKFSKRTPHPPGLRLALTLSFLAHGDNVNTTARGFRIGKSTAYKIIFETCNVIWNVLQPIYLPKPTADSWRRIAEDFYEIWNFPNCIGAVDGKHIQIQCPPKTGSLYYNYKQFFSIVLMAAADAEYKFTWVDIGDYGSMSDGGIWAESAFGSALEEGSVDLPLPRLLPNSNIMFPHFFVGDEAFPLKMYMMRPYPKKDLCDRKRIFNYRLSRARRVIENSFGILTAKWRVLRRSLCFSPTNAEVIVKALVCLHNFLLTKEGGIGGRYCPNNLLDHEINGIFQPGAWRNEGALNHMQELRRIGSNNSGRAVINLRNILLNYVNSDEGQVEWQRAHVFCNNNINLN is encoded by the exons ATGttacgaaataaaagaaaacgttTAAAGCGTCTACAAAACGCacttttaaatctttcaatgGCCtggaatttatttatgataacgAGTTCTAGTCTATTAGAAGAATTAACAAAAGTAAATAGAAGATGGTGGGTAAGACCAGTTCATTTTGATCAAGAAAAATGCGGCCACTAtcaaaacttatttaattatcttctaAATGAAGATAATGAATTATTCTATCAAGATTATAGAATGTCTGTTGAACAGTATAAAACTATACTCGCTATGGTACAGCcacatttacaaaaattttctaaaaggACTCCACATCCACCGGGTTTGCGTTTAGCTTTGACATTATC gtTTCTTGCTCATGGAGACAATGTGAATACAACAGCAAGAGGATTTAGAATTGGAAAATCTACtgcgtataaaattatttttgaaacttgtAATGTTATCTGGAATGTACTTCAACCAATCTATCTTCCCAAACCAACAGCAGATTCATGGAGGCGCATTGCTgaagatttttatgaaatttggaATTTTCCAAATTGTATTGGCGCAGTAGACGGAAAACATATTCAAATCCAATGCCCTCCTAAAACAGGaagtttatattacaattataaacaattttttagcaTAGTGCTAATGGCTGCTGCTGAtgctgaatataaatttacttggGTTGATATAGGAGATTATG GTTCTATGAGTGACGGAGGCATATGGGCTGAGTCCGCATTTGGTTCTGCTCTGGAAGAAGGCTCTGTTGATCTACCACTGCCACGTTTGCTTCccaattcaaatataatgtttccacatttttttgtggGGGACGAAGCTTTTCCATTAAAGATGTACATGATGCGGCCATACCCAAAGAAAGATTTATGTGATCGTAAGcgaattttcaattataggCTTAGTAGGGCACGCAGAGTAATTGAAAATTCTTTTGGTATACTTACTGCTAAATGGAGAGTGCTGCGACGTTCTCTGTGTTTTTCTCCTACCAATGCTGAAGTGATAGTAAAAGCTTTAGTATGTCttcataattttcttcttactAAGGAAGGAGGTATTGGCGGACGTTATTGCcccaataatttattagatcatgaaataaatggaatatttcAACCTGGTGCTTGGAGAAATGAAGGTGCTTTAAATCATATGCAAGAGTTGCGTAGAATTGGTTCTAATAATTCTGGAAGagcagtaattaatttaaggaATATACTTCTGAATTATGTTAATAGTGACGAGGGCCAAGTTGAGTGGCAACGAGCTCAtgttttttgtaataacaatataaatctaaattga